TGAATGCAGTTCCCAGGTTGAGCCCGGGGATTTCACATCCAACTTAACAAACCACCTACGCGCGCTTTACGCCCAGTAATTCCGATTAACGCTTGCACCCTCTGTATTACCGCGGCTGCTGGCACAGAGTTAGCCGGTGCTTATTCTGTCGGTAACGTCAAAACAGATACGTATTAGGTAACTGCCCTTCCTCCCAACTTAAAGTGCTTTACAATCCGAAGACCTTCTTCACACACGCGGCATGGCTGGATCAGGCTTTCGCCCATTGTCCAATATTCCCCACTGCTGCCTCCCGTAGGAGTCTGGACCGTGTCTCAGTTCCAGTGTGACTGATCATCCTCTCAGACCAGTTACGGATCGTCGCCTTGGTGAGCCATTACCTCACCAACTAGCTAATCCGACCTAGGCTCATCTGATAGCGCAAGGCCCGAAGGTCCCCTGCTTTCTCCCGTAGGACGTATGCGGTATTAGCGTCCGTTTCCGAGCGTTATCCCCCACTACCAGGCAGATTCCTAGGCATTACTCACCCGTCCGCCGCTCGCCACCAGGTACAAGTACCCGTGCTGCCGCTCGACTTGCATGTGTTAGGCCTGCCGCCAGCGTTCAATCTGAGCCATGATCAAACTCTTCAGTTCAAACATCTTTGGGTTTTTAAGAAACCCTAAACTTGGCTCAGCAATCGTTGGTTACATCTTTGATTTCTCGCGGAGTAACTTGTGATGCTGATAATCTTGTTGACTATCAGTCTGACTCCACAAGCACCCACACGAATTGCTTGATTCAGTTGTTAAAGAGCGGTTGGTTAAGATCTTTCGTCTCAACCGAGGCGCGCATTCTACAGCAGCCTCTGTTGCTGTCAAGCGGTTATTTTCAGAAGTTTTCAAAGTTTCCTTTGCAACTTCAACCACTTGCGCTTCCGATCTCTCGTTAGCGGGAGGCGAATTCTACAGCGTTACTCGCTGCTGTCAACACCTCTTTTTCTCCGCTTTCGACCGAGAAGATCGAACCGTCAATCAAGCCAAACAACCCCGCTTGATCAACTCCTTCTGGGCTTCGATGACCTGAAGCAACTCGCTGTCGAAAACTGCGTAACTCTTTGTTTACCAAGGAGTTTTCCGTTTCGACTGCGCCGGAAGTGGGGCGAATTATAGACTTCCAGAATCTGCCGTCAACCCCTGATTTGGCTTTTCTATCAGGTTGCCCAAAATCGCTGCTTATATATAGACGCGACCGTCGCGAATGCGCAATATATTGCCCAAACCATAGAACAACACTTTCGCTTCCCACTTCGGACGATGCCACGCTATGAATGACCATCCCCGCAGCCTCGTCTCGACCCTGTTCTCGGTGGGCCTCCTTTTAATAGCCATGGCGTCGATCCAGTCCGGCGCCTCATTGGCCAAAAGCATGTTCCCGATTATCGGCGCTCAGGGGACCACCACCCTGCGGCTGCTCTTCGCCAGCGTGATCATGCTGATCCTGTTGCGCCCATGGCGGGCGAAGCTCACCGCAAAGTCCTTGCGTACCGTTATCGTCTACGGGATGGCACTGGGCGGCATGAACTTCCTCTTCTATATGTCTTTGCGCACCGTCCCCCTGGGTATTGCCGTCGCCCTGGAGTTCACCGGGCCACTGGCGGTGGCTATCTATGCCTCACGCCGCGCAATCGACTTTTTGTGGATTGCCCTGGCGGCTATCGGCTTGCTGCTATTGATACCGACAGGAGCGACAAGTGCGGGAATCGACCTGGCAGGCGCCAGTTATGCCTTGGGTGCAGGCGTGTGCTGGGCGCTGTACATCCTGTTCGGCCAGAAGGCCGGCGCCGACAATGGCGTACAGACCGCAGCGCTGGGAGTGATGATTGCCGCACTGTTCGTCGCGCCTATCGGCATCGTCCATGCCGGTGCCGCCCTGCTGACTCCGTCATTGATCCCCGTGGCCATCGCTGTCGCCCTTCTGTCCACCGCCCTGCCCTATACGCTGGAGATGGTCGCGCTCACCCGAATGCCAACCCGGACTTTCGGCACATTGATGAGCATTGAACCGGCTATTGGCGCGCTGTCTGGCCTGCTGTTTCTCCACGAGTACCTCACACTGTCACAGTGGATGGCGATCATGTGCATCATTCTGGCTTCCGTGGGGGCGACCATGACCATGGGAAGTGCTGCCAAGCCCGCGGTCGCGGCGGATTGATACAGGATTTGACGCAGGTCTGGTATTTGCCGCTCAATTAGGCCATGTTTAGGCCCGCAACCGAATGTCATCCAAGGATTTTTCAGGATAGGGATATCAGAACGCTTCAATCGAAAGCGAATGCAGCCACACCCGGGCGCGAGATCCGGGAGCGCTATAAGGACAGTAATGAAACGAATTTTGCTATTGATTGCCGTACTCGCAATTGCGGGTTGCGCGGCGACATCGAAAACACAAGTCAAACATGGCAAGAAAGGGCTGCATATCAATTGTTCAGGGCTTTCGTCATCCTGGGACAAGTGCTACACCAGCGCCGCCAACTCGTGCGCGCCCAAGGGTTACAAGGTCATCGCCAAGTCGGGAGATGCCGTGGAAGAACCAGGTGATTATCCATTTGGTCTCAACCCTGCCGGCTATACCAGCCGAAGCATGATCGTCATTTGCAAATAGGTTGATGCCGCCCGGCAATCTGGCGGCCAATCTCATCGTAACTGGACTTCAGCACGGTGCGCTGGATGTCGGGAGTGGCCAGCATTCGCGCCACGACCAAGGCACCGATGCATTGCGACAGAATCGCCCACGCCAGACTGTCGCTTTCCAGAATACTTGCCCAACGCTCCTGCAGCCGACAAATCCAGACCTCCGCCTCCTGGCGAACAGCGATATCTGAACGAGCAATTTCGGCTCCCAATACCGGTAATGCACAACCGGACTCCGGGTGCTCGACATGGGCCATGCTCAGATAATGCTTCAGGCAACGTTCGAGCCTGTCGCAATCCTGATCAGCACCCAAACGCTCCAGGCTTTGGCACAACTCGCGTTCGACGATCGAAGCGAACAGTTCGTCCTTCGACGAAAAGTGACTGTAGAAAGCAGCACCACTCAAGCCGATCGCCTTCATCAGCCCGTCGACGCCTACCGTGGAAAAACCGGATTTTTTGGCCGACACCGCGCTGCTTGTCAGCAGTTTCTCTCTTGTTTCCAGCTTGTGATTGGCCGAGTAACGCATTGCCTTGCCCTCAGGATTGACTGTCTTGACGCATGCCAAATCCTAGCATAACGTTCGTTCAGTTAACGATCGTTCATCAAAGGGATCTACCCATGAATAATAAGAAGGTCGTACTGGTTGTCGGCGCCGGTGATGCCACCGGCGGCGCGATTGCCAAACGTTTTGCACAGGAAGGTTTCATTGCCTGCGTCACTCGTCGTAGCGCGGACAAACTCCAGCCATTGGTCGATGCAATCAAGGCCAATGGCGGTGACGCCCACGGATTTGCCTGTGATGCACGTAAGGAAGAGGATGTGATTGCGCTGGTCGAGCAGATTGAGACCGAGATCGGCCCCATCGAAGCGTTTGTTTTCAACATCGGCGCCAATGTGCCGTGCAGCATTCTCGAAGAAACTGCCCGCAAGTATTTCAAGATCTGGGAAATGGCCTGTTTCTCAGGTTTTCTCAATGCCCGTGAAGTGGCCAAGCGGATGGCCAGGCGCCAACGCGGCACGATTCTGTTCACCGGCGCCACCGCTGGCTTGCGCGGAGCGGCAGGATTTGCAGCCTTCGCCGGCGCCAAGCACGGGATTCGCGCACTGGCTCAAAGCATGGCCCGCGAGCTGGGGCCGATGAATATTCACGTTGCCCATGTCGTCGTCGACGGCGCCATCGATACTGATTTCATCCGCAACAGTTTTCCGGAAAAGTACGCGACCAAGGACGAGGACGGCATCCTCAATCCCGAGCACATCGCCGAGAACTATTGGTACTTGCACTGCCAGCCCCGGGACGCGTGGACTTTCGAGCTGGATCTGCGCCCCTGGAACGAACGCTGGTAAGCCCTCCTCCCCTACAACAATAAGCAGAGCGCACCGACCATGAGCAAAACCGTGGAGTTTTTTTTCGATTTAGGCAGCCCCGCCACCTACCTGGCGTATACCCAATTACCGAAGATCTGCGAGCAGACCGACAGCCAGCTGGTCTACAAACCCATGCTGCTGGGCGGGGTCTTCAAAGCCACGGGCAACGCTTCACCGGCAACCATCCCGGCCAAAGGTCGCTACATGTTTCAGGACCTCGACCGCTACGCCAAACGATACGGCGTGCCACTGAAGTTCAACCCGCACTTCCCTATCAATACCCTGATGCTGATGCGCGCCGTCACCGGTATGCAATTACGTCATCCCGAACGCTTCCACGCGTTTATCGATTGTCTGTTCCACGCACTCTGGGTCGAGGGACGCAGCCTCGATGATCCGGCGACTGTTGCAGCCGTGCTGACGCGAAATGGTTTCGATCCAAAAGAAGTACTGGCCCTTACCGCCGATGAGGACGTCAAAGCCGCTCTCAAGGACAACACCGAGCAAGCGGTCCAGCGCGGTGTATTCGGCGCACCGTGCATGTTTATCGGCGATCAGATGTTCTTCGGTCAGGATCGACTGGACTTCGTCCTTGAGGCCCTGCGTTAAATCTCGATGACCAAACGACCTTGAGCCGCTCCACCAGCGAGCAGTTCATGGGCGGCCTCGGCGGTTTGCAATGTGAACTGCCGCGGGTCAAGCAACGGCTTCAGCTTACCGGCCTCAATCAACTTCGCGGCGTCCCGAAGGATCTGTCCGTGGTGCTCGCCGCCCTTGCCAGTCAATAAAGGCAACAAGGTAAACACTCCGGAGTAAGTCGCGGCCCGAAACGACAACGGTGCCAGACTGTGCTGCCCCCATCCAAGACAGCTCACCACATGCCCCTCGTAGACCCGAGCAGCCTTGAAGGAAGCATCCAGCGTTTCACCGCCCACCGTGTCATAGACTATATCGAACCCCTCTCCCCCCGTGTGCTCCGCCACATAGTCCTCAACCGAAGACTTGCGGTAGTCGATAAACGTCGCACCGAAGCTTTCGATGATTGCCTGCTGACCCGCAGAGCCCGTGGCGAATACTTCAGCACCGAAAGCCCGGGCTATTTGCACCGCCACGTGCCCGACACCCCCGGCACCGCCATGGATCAGCACCTTCTGACCGGCACGCACTCGAGCCCGATCTACCAATCCTTCCCATGCGGTTATCAACACCAGGGGTAACCCGGCGGTCTCACGCATACTCAGATTGCCCGGTTTGTGCGCCAGCAGACGCGCATCAACCACCGCGAACTGCGCAAGCGAACCTTGCGCACCGCCGATTCCGGTCGCCATCGCGTAGACCTCATCACCCGGCAGCCATCCACTTACGCCCTCCCCTAATGTATCGATCGTCCCGGCCAGATCCATGCCCAGCACCGCTGGCAAGGGCTGACGCGCATGAGCCGCCTGACCCGAACGAATTTTTCCATCCAGCGGATTCACTCCACTGGCTTTGATCCTGACCAACACCTGACCCGGCCCTGGCACAGGTCGCGGGATGGAAACCAAGCGTAACGGCCCGTTGGCCACATCAACAATCAGAGCACGCATTTGAAGTGAGTCAGTCATTTCGCAAATTCCTGTCAGAGGTGGCGGTAGGACGATCTTCCTCCCACTCACTCATGCCGATAAGACGCTGTATCGCTATAGTGACCATGCCCATTTGGCATCAATGAGAAACCCCATGGACAAACTCAATGCAATGGCCATCTTCGTCCGGGTCGTCGAGCGCGGCAGCTTTTCTGCCGTTGCCAGGGAGATGCAGACCAGCCAGCCAACCATCAGCAAAGTGCTAAGGGCGCTGGAAACTGAACTGGGCGGGAAGCTGATATCCCGCAGCACGCGTCAACTCTCGCTGACTGACGAAGGTCAGCGGTACTACAGCGAGTGCCGACAAATCCTCGCGGCCGTGGACGCGGCGGAACACAGTTTTCATTCAGGACGCGAAACCGTTGCCGGGAACCTGAAGATCGGTTCCTCGGTCAGTTTCGGGCGATTGCAGATTGCACCGCGGCTTCCTGAGTTTCTGAAACAACACCCCCAGGTGCAGATAGACCTGCAACTCAGTGACCAGAATCAGGACCTGGTCAGCGAAGGCCTCGACGTCACGTTCAGAATCGGCGAATTGACCGACAGCGGTCTCATCGCCCGCCGCATAGGCACCACCCACCGAGTGACCGTTGCTGCGCCAGGCTACCTCAAGCAACACGGCCAGCCGCAAACACCAGAGGAACTGCGCGGACACAATTGCCTGCAATTCAACCTGCTGAACAGTCAGAACCTATGGGTTTACGAAAGCGGAGCCCAGCATCATGAGGTGCGGATCAAGGGCAATGCAAAAAGCAACAACTCAGAGGCGATCCGCGAGATGGTGCTGGGAGGATTGGGAATTGCTTTGTCGCCGGTATGGTTGTTCAGTGAGGATCTGAACGCCGGGCGAGTGACTGCGATTTTGCAGGACTACACCGCGCAGTCGCTGCCGATTCATGCCATGTCCCCAGCGAATCGTCGCCAATCCGCCAGGGTCAAAGCCTTTGTCGACTACATGAGTCAGGCGCTCGAAACAGCGCCTGAACTCCAACCGGTCAAATAGCTGCAGTCCGGGTGTTCAACCACTCAAGGGCTGCGCCTTCGAGCAACGGGCTCAAGCGCTGGCGCACCTCGGCGTGGTAGGCGTTGAACCACTGCTTTTCGTCGTCAGTCAGCAGCGACGGTTCCAGACAGCGAGTGTCAATCGGGCACAGGGTCAGGGTTTCGAATTTCAGGAACTCACCGAATTCGCTCTTGCCCGCTTCGGTGTTCAACACCAGGTTTTCGATCCGTACACCCCAACGGCCCGGTCGGTAGGTGCCCGGTTCGATGGAGGTAATCATGCCCGGCTGCATCGCGGTTTGCGGTGCTGCGGCGGCCTGATAGGCAATGACCTGCGGGCCTTCGTGCA
This region of Pseudomonas mandelii genomic DNA includes:
- a CDS encoding 2-hydroxychromene-2-carboxylate isomerase, with product MSKTVEFFFDLGSPATYLAYTQLPKICEQTDSQLVYKPMLLGGVFKATGNASPATIPAKGRYMFQDLDRYAKRYGVPLKFNPHFPINTLMLMRAVTGMQLRHPERFHAFIDCLFHALWVEGRSLDDPATVAAVLTRNGFDPKEVLALTADEDVKAALKDNTEQAVQRGVFGAPCMFIGDQMFFGQDRLDFVLEALR
- the rhtA gene encoding threonine/homoserine exporter RhtA: MNDHPRSLVSTLFSVGLLLIAMASIQSGASLAKSMFPIIGAQGTTTLRLLFASVIMLILLRPWRAKLTAKSLRTVIVYGMALGGMNFLFYMSLRTVPLGIAVALEFTGPLAVAIYASRRAIDFLWIALAAIGLLLLIPTGATSAGIDLAGASYALGAGVCWALYILFGQKAGADNGVQTAALGVMIAALFVAPIGIVHAGAALLTPSLIPVAIAVALLSTALPYTLEMVALTRMPTRTFGTLMSIEPAIGALSGLLFLHEYLTLSQWMAIMCIILASVGATMTMGSAAKPAVAAD
- a CDS encoding zinc-dependent alcohol dehydrogenase family protein: MTDSLQMRALIVDVANGPLRLVSIPRPVPGPGQVLVRIKASGVNPLDGKIRSGQAAHARQPLPAVLGMDLAGTIDTLGEGVSGWLPGDEVYAMATGIGGAQGSLAQFAVVDARLLAHKPGNLSMRETAGLPLVLITAWEGLVDRARVRAGQKVLIHGGAGGVGHVAVQIARAFGAEVFATGSAGQQAIIESFGATFIDYRKSSVEDYVAEHTGGEGFDIVYDTVGGETLDASFKAARVYEGHVVSCLGWGQHSLAPLSFRAATYSGVFTLLPLLTGKGGEHHGQILRDAAKLIEAGKLKPLLDPRQFTLQTAEAAHELLAGGAAQGRLVIEI
- a CDS encoding TetR/AcrR family transcriptional regulator, whose protein sequence is MRYSANHKLETREKLLTSSAVSAKKSGFSTVGVDGLMKAIGLSGAAFYSHFSSKDELFASIVERELCQSLERLGADQDCDRLERCLKHYLSMAHVEHPESGCALPVLGAEIARSDIAVRQEAEVWICRLQERWASILESDSLAWAILSQCIGALVVARMLATPDIQRTVLKSSYDEIGRQIAGRHQPICK
- a CDS encoding SDR family oxidoreductase, whose product is MNNKKVVLVVGAGDATGGAIAKRFAQEGFIACVTRRSADKLQPLVDAIKANGGDAHGFACDARKEEDVIALVEQIETEIGPIEAFVFNIGANVPCSILEETARKYFKIWEMACFSGFLNAREVAKRMARRQRGTILFTGATAGLRGAAGFAAFAGAKHGIRALAQSMARELGPMNIHVAHVVVDGAIDTDFIRNSFPEKYATKDEDGILNPEHIAENYWYLHCQPRDAWTFELDLRPWNERW
- a CDS encoding LysR family transcriptional regulator, with translation MDKLNAMAIFVRVVERGSFSAVAREMQTSQPTISKVLRALETELGGKLISRSTRQLSLTDEGQRYYSECRQILAAVDAAEHSFHSGRETVAGNLKIGSSVSFGRLQIAPRLPEFLKQHPQVQIDLQLSDQNQDLVSEGLDVTFRIGELTDSGLIARRIGTTHRVTVAAPGYLKQHGQPQTPEELRGHNCLQFNLLNSQNLWVYESGAQHHEVRIKGNAKSNNSEAIREMVLGGLGIALSPVWLFSEDLNAGRVTAILQDYTAQSLPIHAMSPANRRQSARVKAFVDYMSQALETAPELQPVK